In Amblyraja radiata isolate CabotCenter1 chromosome 10, sAmbRad1.1.pri, whole genome shotgun sequence, one DNA window encodes the following:
- the keap1 gene encoding kelch-like ECH-associated protein 1 — MSMTTECAAEVMPSQNASRYFSYTLESHTVEAFKIMNEIRLNKQLCDVTLRVKHNTVEEEFVAHKIVLASCSPVFKAMFTNGLKECGMEVIPIEGIHPKVMQRLIEFAYTASITVGEKCVLHVMNGAVMYQIDSVVKACCEFLVEQLDPSNAIGIASFAEQISCLELSQKSREYIYLHFSEVAKQEEFFNLTQCQLVSLISRDELNVRCESEVYHACIEWVKYDPENRHPYVHALLNAVRCHSLTPNFLKTQLQKCEILQMDSKCKDYLVEVFKELTLHKPTKACPCRSPNVPQLMYTAGGYYRQSLNFLEAYNPLENCWIRLTDMPMPRSGLAACTVHGLLYAVGGRNNSPDGNTDSDALDCYNPMNNQWSPRTPMNVPRNRVGGGVIDGLIYAVGGSEGCIHHNSVERYDPEKDQWEFVASMSTSRIGVGVAIVNRLLYAFGGFDGTNRLNSAECYHPEDNRWTTIASMNTVRSGAGICAVNNSVYAIGGYDGVNQLNSVERYDVELNNWTCLVPMKHKRSALGVTVYQGKIYVLGGYDGQDFLSSVESFDPDTGQWTEVTEMTSGRSGVGVAVTIEPCNLARC, encoded by the exons ATGTCGATGACAACTGAGTGCGCGGCAGAGGTGATGCCATCACAAAATGCCAGCCGCTACTTCAGCTACACACTGGAAAGCCACACGGTGGAGGCCTTTAAAATAATGAATGAGATACGTCTAAATAAGCAACTCTGCGATGTGACACTCAGGGTGAAGCACAATACTGTGGAAGAGGAATTTGTTGCACACAAGATCGTTCTTGCTTCCTGTAGCCCTGTTTTCAAGGCCATGTTTACCAATGGCTTGAAAGAATGTGGAATGGAGGTGATACCCATTGAGGGTATCCACCCTAAAGTCATGCAGCGTTTGATTGAGTTTGCATACACTGCCAGTATTACGGTGGGAGAGAAATGTGTGCTGCACGTTATGAATGGAGCAGTTATGTACCAGATAGATAGCGTTGTGAAAGCATGCTGCGAATTCCTGGTGGAACAATTGGATCCAAGTAATGCCATTGGTATCGCCTCATTTGCAGAGCAAATTTCCTGCCTTGAGTTGAGTCAAAAGTCCAGAGAGTATATATACCTGCACTTTAGTGAG GTAGCAAAACAAGAGGAGTTCTTCAACCTCACTCAGTGCCAATTGGTCAGCCTGATCAGCCGAGATGAATTGAACGTGCGTTGTGAATCTGAAGTCTATCATGCTTGCATCGAGTGGGTGAAATATGATCCTGAGAACAGACATCCATACGTACATGCATTACTAAATGCAGTGAGGTGCCATTCTCTCACCCCAAACTTCCTGAAAACTCAACTGCAGAAGTGCGAAATACTCCAAATGGATTCCAAGTGCAAAGATTACCTCGTGGAAGTCTTTAAGGAGCTGACACTGCACAAACCGACCAAGGCATGTCCCTGCCGGTCTCCAAACGTTCCTCAGTTAATGTACACCGCAGGGGGCTATTACCGACAGTCGCTGAATTTTCTGGAAGCCTACAATCCTCTGGAGAACTGCTGGATCCGATTGACGGACATGCCGATGCCTCGGAGTGGTTTAGCAGCCTGCACGGTGCATGGGCTTCTCTATGCAGTCGGAGGCAGAAACAACTCGCCAGACGGCAACACCGATTCAGATGCTTTGGATTGTTACAATCCTATGAACAATCAGTGGTCCCCCCGCACACCAATGAATGTTCCCAGGAACAGAGTTGGAGGAGGAGTGATTGATGGCCTGATCTATGCTGTTGGTGGGTCTGAAGGCTGCATCCATCACAATTCTGTGGAAAG GTATGATCCAGAAAAAGACCAGTGGGAGTTTGTGGCCTCCATGTCGACCAGTAGAATTGGTGTCGGTGTTGCGATCGTAAATCGCCTACTGTATGCATTCGGTGGTTTTGATGGAACCAATCGTCTCAATTCAGCCGAATGCTATCACCCTGAAGACAATAGGTGGACCACCATTGCATCAATGAACACTGTGAGAAGTGGAGCAG GTATCTGTGCGGTAAACAACTCTGTCTATGCAATCGGAGGATATGATGGCGTCAATCAGCTGAACAGTGTGGAGCGATACGATGTTGAGTTGAACAACTGGACATGTTTAGTACCAATGAAGCATAAGCGTAGCGCTCTCGGAGTGACTGTCTATCAGGGCAAAATCTATGTGCTCG GTGGCTACGATGGACAAGATTTTCTCAGTAGTGTGGAGAGCTTCGATCCAGACACTGGGCAATGGACAGAAGTGACAGAAATGACCTCTGGGAGGAGTGGTGTTGGTGTTGCTGTCACTATAGAACCGTGCAACTTGGCTCGGTGCTAA